In a single window of the Hoyosella subflava DQS3-9A1 genome:
- the rsmG gene encoding 16S rRNA (guanine(527)-N(7))-methyltransferase RsmG: MKHIPDHLQAAVTEIFGDRIDNATKYHDYLASEGVTRGVIGPRETDRIWDRHILNSAAIGELIPENSSVVDIGSGGGLPGIPLAIARPDLQVTLVEPMLRRTQFLLDFLETAELNVVVVRGRAEQKEVVTEVGGADIVTSRAVAPLLQLMRWSLPLLHDEGVALAVKGESAREEVARDMKGLPAIGAGEVDVLLCGQGVLEVPTTVVRVRKSGHRKRSLRRKGN, from the coding sequence GTGAAACATATTCCGGATCACTTGCAGGCTGCGGTCACCGAAATCTTCGGTGACCGTATCGACAATGCGACGAAATACCACGATTACCTCGCAAGCGAAGGTGTGACGCGGGGAGTTATTGGCCCGCGTGAAACTGATCGCATATGGGATCGTCATATCCTCAATAGCGCTGCAATCGGTGAACTGATACCCGAGAACAGCAGCGTCGTTGATATCGGGAGCGGCGGTGGCTTGCCGGGCATCCCCTTGGCGATCGCCAGACCCGATCTTCAAGTCACGTTGGTCGAACCGATGCTTCGCCGCACGCAATTCCTACTGGACTTTCTCGAGACGGCTGAGCTCAATGTAGTGGTGGTACGTGGGCGTGCGGAGCAGAAAGAAGTAGTGACAGAGGTGGGGGGCGCAGACATCGTGACATCGCGTGCGGTTGCGCCGCTGCTGCAACTCATGCGCTGGTCACTTCCTCTCCTGCACGACGAGGGTGTTGCGCTCGCCGTGAAGGGGGAAAGCGCCCGCGAGGAAGTTGCGCGAGATATGAAGGGCCTCCCTGCGATCGGCGCCGGTGAAGTCGATGTGCTCCTGTGTGGTCAGGGCGTTCTGGAAGTGCCTACCACTGTGGTGCGTGTGAGGAAGAGCGGGCATCGAAAGCGTTCACTACGTCGGAAGGGAAACTAG
- a CDS encoding Jag family protein: MTNAESTVTSDAGDDLEERLVEEGELAGDYLEQLLDILDYDGDIDLDVEGDRAIVAIDGSEDLTKLVGRHGEVLDALQELTRLAVQQGTGVRSRLMLDVAGWRAQRRNDLAAHGATVAQRVLNTGVQESLKPMTPFERKIVHDAVAGVEGVRSESEGEEPNRRVVVMKV, from the coding sequence GTGACAAACGCCGAGTCAACGGTTACTAGCGATGCTGGTGACGATCTCGAGGAACGGTTAGTAGAAGAGGGTGAACTAGCCGGCGATTACTTGGAGCAACTGCTCGATATCCTTGATTACGATGGTGACATCGATCTGGATGTCGAAGGCGATCGGGCTATCGTGGCGATCGATGGCAGCGAAGACCTTACTAAACTGGTGGGACGACATGGTGAGGTCCTGGATGCGCTTCAGGAGCTGACGCGCCTGGCAGTACAACAGGGCACCGGTGTCCGCAGTCGCTTGATGCTTGATGTTGCGGGCTGGCGCGCGCAGCGTCGCAACGATCTGGCCGCTCATGGGGCGACAGTCGCCCAACGGGTTCTGAACACGGGCGTTCAAGAATCACTGAAGCCCATGACCCCCTTTGAACGGAAGATCGTGCACGATGCCGTCGCCGGTGTCGAGGGTGTTAGGAGTGAAAGCGAAGGCGAAGAGCCGAACAGGCGTGTCGTCGTTATGAAGGTCTAA
- the yidC gene encoding membrane protein insertase YidC produces the protein MLNFIYYPVSGILWFWHKVFGFIPGLGPDNGITWALSVIFLVFTIRALLYKPFVKQVRTTRKMQELQPQIKALRKKYGKDRQRMALEMQKLQKEHGFNPLLGCLPMLAQVPVFIGLYHVLMSFNRTGGYGPGRLHLDPELNANLGNYVFSVDDVRSFLDARLLGSPLSAAIAHGDDVFSAFDASALSSAPPSRVAIGFIAVPLMIIASIMTHLNAKHSVSRQSAAVADQPQTAIMNRLALYVFPLGVLVGGPFLPVAILLYWVANNSWTYLQQKIVYKSIDAEEEQKRLDVIERRDSYAPKPGAKPTSGKKTAASQDDDVVDPEDASGDADPSPTADRRKPQAGARPSTPNRTRGSKSRKKKRRGR, from the coding sequence GTGCTCAATTTCATCTACTATCCAGTCTCCGGAATTCTCTGGTTCTGGCACAAGGTGTTTGGGTTCATTCCCGGCCTTGGTCCCGATAACGGGATTACATGGGCACTCTCGGTAATTTTCCTTGTCTTCACCATTCGTGCGCTTCTCTACAAGCCGTTCGTCAAACAGGTGCGGACGACGCGGAAGATGCAGGAACTCCAGCCACAAATTAAGGCGCTTCGAAAGAAGTACGGCAAGGACCGTCAGCGCATGGCGCTGGAAATGCAGAAATTGCAGAAGGAGCACGGCTTCAATCCGCTCCTTGGCTGTTTGCCAATGCTCGCCCAGGTGCCTGTGTTTATTGGTCTTTACCACGTTCTTATGTCTTTCAACAGGACCGGCGGCTACGGCCCGGGCCGCCTGCATCTCGATCCTGAGCTCAACGCGAATCTCGGCAACTATGTATTCAGCGTTGATGACGTGCGTTCATTCCTTGACGCAAGGCTCCTTGGTTCCCCGCTCTCGGCGGCCATCGCACATGGTGACGATGTATTCAGTGCGTTCGACGCATCAGCGCTGTCCTCGGCACCACCGAGCCGAGTCGCAATTGGTTTCATCGCCGTCCCGCTGATGATCATTGCGTCGATCATGACGCACTTGAATGCGAAGCATTCGGTCTCCAGACAATCCGCTGCCGTTGCTGATCAGCCTCAAACGGCGATCATGAACCGGCTCGCGCTCTATGTTTTCCCACTCGGTGTCTTGGTCGGTGGTCCTTTCCTTCCCGTGGCTATTCTCCTGTACTGGGTTGCGAACAACTCGTGGACCTACTTGCAGCAGAAGATCGTTTACAAGTCCATTGATGCTGAAGAGGAGCAGAAGCGACTCGATGTTATCGAACGTCGTGATAGCTATGCCCCGAAGCCTGGCGCAAAGCCGACGAGCGGAAAGAAAACCGCCGCGAGCCAAGATGACGACGTAGTTGACCCTGAAGATGCTTCGGGTGACGCCGACCCCTCCCCTACTGCGGACCGACGCAAACCTCAGGCCGGAGCACGGCCAAGTACTCCAAATCGGACACGCGGGTCGAAATCGAGGAAGAAAAAGCGCAGGGGTCGGTAG